One Moorella sp. E308F DNA segment encodes these proteins:
- the argJ gene encoding bifunctional ornithine acetyltransferase/N-acetylglutamate synthase: MIEDIQLVSGGITAPQGFVAAGIHAGLKKEKKDLALIVSEVPAAAAAVYTRNRVKAAPLIVTREHLKSGIARAIVCNSGNANACTGERGYRDAREMAAITAAAIGCEPWQVVVASTGVIGVPLPMDKISAGIRAAAEKLAMDGSSAAAAAIMTTDTMKKEIAVRLSLGGATVTIGGIAKGSGMIHPNMGTMLCFLTTDVAMEQDDLDQALRAVVDRTFNMVTVDGDTSTNDMVVILANGCAGNAPLTIEDHAAFRAGLEYVCRELARLIARDGEGATKLLTVEVRRAASEAEARMVARAVAGSNLVKSAIFGADANWGRIICAAGYSGAEIDPDRVDIYLESRAGCEQMARDGKPLPFSEEKAAAILREEEITITLDLKQGTAAATAWGCDLTYDYVKINASYRT; encoded by the coding sequence ATGATTGAAGACATCCAGCTGGTTTCCGGCGGCATTACCGCCCCGCAGGGTTTTGTGGCTGCCGGCATCCATGCCGGTTTGAAAAAGGAAAAGAAGGACCTGGCCCTGATTGTCAGTGAAGTACCGGCAGCGGCAGCAGCCGTTTATACCAGAAATCGCGTCAAGGCAGCACCCCTGATAGTTACCAGAGAGCATCTTAAAAGCGGGATAGCCCGGGCCATTGTCTGCAATAGCGGCAATGCCAATGCCTGTACGGGGGAGCGGGGTTACCGGGACGCCCGGGAAATGGCAGCTATTACGGCTGCAGCCATAGGCTGCGAACCCTGGCAGGTGGTGGTGGCTTCCACCGGTGTGATTGGCGTGCCCCTGCCCATGGATAAGATCAGCGCCGGCATCCGGGCGGCCGCAGAAAAGCTGGCAATGGACGGCAGCAGTGCTGCGGCGGCGGCCATTATGACTACCGATACTATGAAAAAGGAAATTGCCGTCCGGTTGTCCCTGGGAGGGGCCACGGTAACCATTGGCGGCATAGCCAAGGGTTCCGGCATGATCCACCCCAATATGGGGACCATGCTCTGCTTTTTGACCACCGATGTCGCCATGGAGCAGGATGACCTGGACCAGGCCTTGCGGGCGGTGGTGGACCGGACCTTCAATATGGTAACGGTGGACGGCGACACCAGCACCAACGATATGGTCGTCATCCTGGCCAACGGCTGCGCCGGCAACGCCCCCCTGACCATTGAAGATCACGCCGCCTTCCGCGCCGGCCTGGAGTACGTCTGCCGTGAGTTGGCCCGCCTGATTGCCCGGGATGGCGAGGGCGCGACCAAACTGCTCACTGTAGAAGTGCGGCGGGCGGCCAGCGAGGCGGAAGCCCGTATGGTTGCCCGGGCCGTGGCCGGTTCTAACCTCGTAAAGAGCGCTATCTTTGGCGCCGATGCCAACTGGGGCCGCATTATCTGCGCCGCCGGTTACTCCGGGGCAGAGATCGACCCGGATAGAGTTGACATTTACCTGGAAAGCCGGGCCGGCTGCGAGCAGATGGCCCGGGATGGCAAGCCCTTGCCCTTTAGCGAAGAAAAGGCGGCGGCTATCTTGCGGGAAGAGGAAATCACCATTACCCTGGATTTAAAGCAGGGAACGGCCGCAGCCACCGCCTGGGGCTGCGACCTGACCTACGACTATGTAAAGATCAATGCTTCCTACCGGACTTAA